The genomic interval TTtatcaattttaaattttggaaTCTTTCCTTCCTGAATTTGTTCCTTTATCTTGAAGATATTGGTGTCTTGACTTTGTTTTAGTTTGATGGTCTCTTGGAGACCTGGTGTGACACCCTgatccgatacaattaaaatacagcggaatttaaaattttctttcaaacatggaaggagtttcaaaatacattttataaaagtgtttacaaaataacaacatgatcattccaatgacataacaaaatacaaaatatcattagtgtgatcatgttacaaaatggtacaaaataatcatccttccaatcttcgtatgcatatgacccccatccacagtcaacgtcccggtccgtcgctcttatctgcatcacatgaaaataactgaaatgagaataaatctcagcaagtggaactcttacatagcaatgatacatagtatacactgtaaaacatggcttttaaatcataaataccatcgactctgaaacatgaataacgtagcaataactgtagcaatagcaatagcaatagatagcaatacgatggtatttctcttttctatggttggattgatatcaatagtatctgtaactgtggttgccaatatcccatcgatataaatcgataactgtgaggggataaaagcctatggtcgatgatcatctaattgcatgcaatgctatggctatgataaatcaatccaataaaacatttgaattctcaatagcatttaaggccgtcgtttcgcaatctcataatatttcttgtattccctttataacaatggtgagacatacaatgcctccaatagataatcaatgaaatgaatacatagcaatggatcaatggaagggaataacactttgaaacctttaaaacacaatacatataatatcatgtgagcaaaaaggatgaaattccacttactaccaatagaacacctcaaataagctcttggtacaccacctacaacaataatccataaataacaccaatatcaactctagatccacaagtacaagccaaataatccattaaacaactcaaacatcaaatccaaaataacccttaactcaaaacctcgttagaatctcaccaaaaacttacctaagcttccttataccacggagaacgatgatctcaagtcggaaatcgaaacaaagccaagaatcaaaggtgggaagcaattgaaatggatgaaaacccttgccaatggagagaaaaatcggtaaagaagagaaggaataggataaggtatggccaacaactcccaaaaagtgacttaaaaactcgcccatacttacaccgcgggtgcgccaacacaagcaccgcgggtgcgccatgctctcggcataccaaaataattctcatgcacgatcaccgcgggtgcggtgctacaattaccgcgggtgcggtgcacaccgcgggtgcggtccttgcactgccgcgggtgcggtcatgccacggccctcaaaatgcaaaatgatgaatagtacaccgcgggggcactcatctaagagcgcgggtgcactctactcacggcaatgaatagtacaaactcaactaaaatcgatccgaaacgctgaaacgaacaatcaacaccaactaatacctcaaataaataataaccaataatactatagcccaaaacacaactataaacgactaatcataaacccaattaacacaataaagcttaaaccgtaccgtacaccgggctcggctattacaatctcccctccttagaggaatttcgtcctcgaaattgacgtcacggcacgaacaactcaggatacctctctctcatctcagtctctggttcccacgtagcctcctcgatcaaatggtttctccaaaggactttaacgatgccgatctctttgttcctcagaactctaactgtgcgatccagaatctgaatcggaatctcatggtaagtcaaattcggcgtcaagtccaatggctcgtggcgaagaacatgggaaggatctgcaacatacttcctgagcatcgatacgtgaaacacattatggactctgtcaagatcgggcggtagggctaatctgtaggctcggtcaccaactctgtccaatatctcgaatggaccaatgaatctagggctcaacttgcccttcttgccaaatcgcatcacacccttgagaggtgctatcttcagaaaaacatgatcgccaacctcgaactgcaaaggtctgcgacgaacatctgcataactcttctgcctcgactgagcagtcttcatcctctctctgataactgcaacaacatcggcagtctgctggaccaactcgggacccaacatcttcctctctccaacctcatcccaaaacaaaggggatctgcacttcctgccataaagtgcctcatacggtgccatgccaatcgtcgcctggtagctattgttgtatgtgaactccacaagaggcaacttggaatcccagctaccagaatagtcaatagtacaagctctgagcatatcctccagaatctgaatgactctctctgactgaccgtcgctctgaggatgataagctgtactgaaagctaatcgagaacccaaagctctgtgaagactcttccaaaactcggaggtaaatctagggtcacgatcagacacaatcgacacgggcacaccatgaagtctaacaatctcggcaatgtagtcctcggcatactgagacatcgaatacgtcgtcttgactgggagaaaatgagccgacttggtcaatctatcaacaataacccaaatggaattataacccctctgaactctgggcagaccagtcacgaaatccatggtgatgtgctcccacttccactgaggaatcggcaaagatagcaatgtcccagcaggtctctgatgctcaatcttaacctgctgacaagtaagacactgagaaatgaacaaagcaatatctctcttcatacctggccaccagtagagtcgacgaagatcctgatacatcttcgtactgcctggatgaatcgaataaggtgcggtatgagcctctgtcaagacgtctctacgaatatcgtcgccagaaggaacacaaatacggcctctgaaagtcaccaaaccatcaccattcagactaaactctgaattccctctagcctcggctctagctctcaactctgtcaactgaacatcagtcgactgctctctacggatcctgtccgtcaaagtagatcgaatgaccaacgctgaaaagcgagcaatggtacctggaatcactagatcaatctcctctctctgcaaatccatcaacaatggtctctgaatcaaagaactcaaagaagcactcgatttgcggctcaaagcatcagccaccacattcgccttccctgggtgataactgatcgtcacatcgtaatccttgacaagctctaaccacctcctctgtcgcatgttgagctctttctgcgagaacaaatacttcaaactcttgtggtctgtaaagatctcacacttttcgccatacagataatgtctccaaatcttcagggcgaaaaccacagctgcgagctccaaatcatgcgtcggataattcttctcataatccttcaactggcgagacgcataggcaatgaccttacctcgctgcatcaacactgcaccaaggcctctcttcgacgcatcggtaaagacaacaaagtcctctgaaccactgggcaaagaaagaacaggagctgtcgtcaatctgtccttcaactcctgaaatgcactctggcaatcaatagaccactcgaacttcacagtcttcctcgtcagattggacaatggcagggcaatcttggagaaacctgaaatgaaacgacgatagtaacctgccaaaccaaggaaactgcgaacctctgaaacagtggtagaaataggccaactctgaatcgcctctatcttcaatggatcaacagcaatgccatctctcgaaaccacatggcctagaaaagaaatctgatctagccaaaactcacacttcttcagcgtggcaaacaacctcttctctcgcaacaactgaagaacaactctgagatgctctgcatgaagctctctggtcttggaatagatcaagatatcgtcaatgaagacaatgacgaagctatccagataaggcttgaacacacggttcatcagatccatgaagactgaaggggcattggtcaaaccaaaagacatgacaagaaactcatagtgaccatacctggtccggaaagctgtcttagggatatcagactccctaaccttcaactgatagtagccagaccgaagatcaatcttcgagaacacagtggcaccatggagctgatcaaacaaatcatctatccgaggcaacggatacttgttcttgacagtcactttgttgagctccctgtagtcgatacacagccgcaaggaaccatccttcttcttgacaaacagaaccggagctccccaaggcgaagaactcggacgaataaagcccttgtctaaaagatcctgcaactgagtcttcaattccttcatctcggtaggggccatcctgtacggagccttagagataggaaccgtacctggagctaaatcgatcacaaactcaacatccctatccggcggcaaacccggaacatcatcctcaaacacatcagcaaactccctcaccacatcaatatcatctacattcaacttaatcaatctatcaacatccacaatagaagcaagaattccatcgcaacctctacacaacaatctctcagcctcaagacaagaaataaaaggaaggaccagcgaagtacctgcactggcgagcgctcctccctggccatcatctgcaaaagtcaccttcttagcaacacaatcgataactgcacggtaagtcgaaagccaatccatgccaagaataacgtcgaaagcaaccatagggataacaatcaaatcagcgaagacaactcgctcctcaatacgaacagggcacgcaaagacaatcgatgtcgggcacaacacgtcccccgaaggcaaaacaacattaagatgaagggaaagaatagaaggaactatacccaaagatctcaaaaataattcagacataaaagaatgagtagcaccagtatcaatcaaagtagtagctactctgcctgaaatcaaaatagtactaaggatcaatgaagattcacgattaataccttccttcgtcatggaaaagatacgaccctgcaccttcccttggctatctcccctcgggcaattcctagcaacgtggcctgccgcgccacaacgaaaacaagtatgagtgcccaatctgcactctcctcgatgatgcttaccacactttggacactgcggcttctcaggatcaaatggaactggaactggcggaggtctaggactcgactccatcttgcccttgcccttgaaacgatccctgcccctctgattataaccctgacctctctgagcaatggcctggtgtctctcttgcctctcccgggcaatgtccttctcatcctgctcggccaacaaagctttggacacaatctccttgaaagtaacagccttggacatgttgatatcacgacgaatctcagctctaaggcctcgaatgaaatgagcgcccttgtccttgtcgttcgaagcaatatacggagcaaataggcaaccctcctcaaacttcaggatatactggccaacatccaaactcccctgtctaagttccaagaactccgtaaccttcctcgctcgaagtgcgtcggggaaatacttgtcgtagaacaagtcagtgaactctgaccacttcagtgtcgcaacatcaactccaactttcgtagcattccaccaaatgcgggcagccttaaccaacatgaacactgcacagctaatcctgtctttatcctcgtactggagatgatcgaagatagcttcaagcgccttgacccactcgacagcaactagaggatcggtgctacctgcgaattccggtggatccattctcttgaaagtagaaaagacggcatcagtgccaacagcctgagcaacttgacctctcacttggcctcgaccctgacctgctccttgcaatcggagcaactgctgaatctgatcgctatgcaccttagcctgctccttaagcaacttgccgaactcgtcgacaactctcgaggaagaactatcctcaccctctgccgccttacgcttaggaggcatactctacaattgctcacaagacaccaatcaataaataacaatgaatagatgcaagaaaacatacccggacagttgaaagtagacgaagtcatatgcattggtccgaagaacaccgctctgataccactaaatgtgacaccctgatccgatacaattaaaatacagcggaatttaaaattttctttcaaacatggaaggagtttcaaaatacattttataaaagtgtttacaaaataacaacatgatcattccaatgacataacaaaatacaaaatatcattagtgtgatcatgttacaaaatggtacaaaataatcatccttccaatcttcgtatgcatatgacccccatccacagtcaacgtcccggtccgtcgctcttatctgcatcacatgaaaataactgaaatgagaataaatctcagcaagtggaactcttacatagcaatgatacatagtatacactgtaaaacatggcttttaaatcataaataccatcgactctgaaacatgaataacgtagcaataactgtagcaatagcaatagcaatagatagcaatacgatggtatttctcttttctatggttggattgatatcaatagtatctgtaactgtggttgccaatatcccatcgatataaatcgataactgtgaggggataaaagcctatggtcgatgatcatctaattgcatgcaatgctatggctatgataaatcaatccaataaaacatttgaattctcaatagcatttaaggccgtcgtttcgcaatctcataatatttcttgtattccctttataacaatggtgagacatacaatgcctccaatagataatcaatgaaatgaatacatagcaatggatcaatggaagggaataacactttgaaacctttaaaacacaatacatataatatcatgtgagcaaaaaggatgaaattccacttactaccaatagaacacctcaaataagctcttggtacaccacctacaacaataatccataaataacaccaatatcaactctagatccacaagtacaagccaaataatccattaaacaactcaaacatcaaatccaaaataacccttaactcaaaacctcgttagaatctcaccaaaaacttacctaagcttccttataccacggagaacgatgatctcaagtcggaaatcgaaacaaagccaagaatcaaaggtgggaagcaattgaaatggatgaaaacccttgccaatggagagaaaatcggtaaagaagagaaggaataggataaggtatggccaacaactcccaaaaagtgaattaaaaactcgcccatacttacaccgcgggtgcgccaacacaagcaccgcgggtgcgccatgctctcggcataccaaaataattctcatgcacgatcaccgcgggtgcggtgctacaattaccgcgggtgcggtgcacaccgcgggtgcggtccttgcactgccgcgggtgcggtcatgccacggccctcaaaatgcaaaatgatgaatagtacaccgcgggggcactcatctaagagcgcgggtgcactctactcacggcaatgaatagtacaaactcaactaaaatcgatccgaaacgctgaaacgaacaatcaacaccaactaatacctcaaataaataataaccaataatactatagcccaaaacacaactataaacgactaatcataaacccaattaacacaataaagcttaaaccgtaccgtacaccgggctcggctattacacctGGTTGTACTGATAATGACGATAAGCTCACTTTTCCGGGGTTCCTCCGACTCAATGCATCCGCCACTTTATTTGCTTTTCTCGGATGATAGCTGATTACcaaatcgtaatctttgagaagttccatccaccttctttgcctcatgtttaattcCTTCTGAGTGAAAATATACTTAAGGCTCTGGTGATCAGTAAAGACTTCGCATTTTACTCCATAGAGATAGTGCCTCCAGATTTTAAGCGCGAATACTACTGcggctagctccaaatcatgagtgGGGTAATTCTGCTCATACGGCTTCAATTGCAgtgaggcataagcgattacctgaccctcttgcataagcacacacccTAATCCTCCCTTTGAAGCGTCACTGTATATGGTAAAATTCTTACCATCCTCGGGAAGAATCAGTACTGGTGTGGATGAGAGTTTTGTCTTCAGGGTTTCAAAACTCTTTTCACAAGCTTCATTCCAaatgaatttcgaatttttctgtGTAAGTTTAGTGAGTGGGATAGCTATTGACGAAAATCCTTCTACAAATTTTCTATAGTAAcctgctaaacccagaaaactccttACTTCAGTCACTGTCTTTGGTTGTGGCCAACCCTTGATTGCTTCTACCTTTTTAGGGTCTACTGACACCCCTTGTTCTGAGATTATATGGCCTAGGAACGCCACACTTtttagccagaattcacacttcttgaatttggcaTAGAGTTCTTTCTCTCGTAATGTTTGCAAAGTGAGACGTAGATGTTCACCATGTTCTTCCTCACTTGGTGAGTACACCaagatgtcatctatgaacactaccACGAACTTGTCGAGATACGGTTTGAATAtccggttcataagatccatgaaagctgcaggagcattggttagacCAAATGGCATTACCGTGAATTTgtagtgcccataccttgtcctaaaagcagtcttagggatatcttCTGCTTTGACTTTTAGCTGATGGTAACCTGATCTGAGATcaagttttgagaaaactttggcTCCTTTCAGCTGGTCGAAAAGGTCATCTATTCTCgggagtgggtacttattctttataGTGATCTTGTTCAACTCCCTGTAGTCaatacatagtctcatgctcccgTCCTTTTTCTTTATGAAAAGCACTGGGGCTCCCCACGGTGATGCACTGGGGCGAACCTGCTTTTTTTCCAGTAGTTCTTGCAGTTGTTCCTTTAGCTCTTTTAATtcagctggagccattcggtatggtgccttagagattggtgcAGCACCAGGGACCAAGTTGATTTCAAATTCCACTTCTCTATCGGGTATCTCTCCCGGTAattcttcgggaaaaacgtctggaaattcttgaacaattggaatatcttcCAACCTTGGGACTTCTTCCTCTTTGACTTCATTAATTACTGCAAGATAAATCTCTTCTCCTCCTTTCATGGCCTTCCAGGCTTGCGAGGCAAATAGCAGAGATTTCCTTTCTTTGGATTTCCCTTGATATACAACTTCCCTCTTTGCTGGAGTTTGAAGTCTAATTTCTTTCTTCTGACAGTCTACTATGGCATGGTTCTTAgctaaccagtccattccaagaatgatgtcaaactccacCATATTGAGTTGAATCAGTTCTACTTCAAAAATTTGTTTGCCGATACAAATTTTACAGTTTCGATATACTTTGTGAGTCTCGATTATTTTGCTAGCCGGTGTTGCTACTCTTAACGGTTCACTAAGAATATCATGCTCAAGTTTAAGCTTCTTAGCATATCTTCTAGACACAAACGAATGTgtggcaccacaatcaaacaaagcatatgcaggcattttattgagtaagatggTACCTGCCACAACTTCGTTGCTATTATCGGCTTCCTCTTGGGTTATGGCATAAACCCGAGCATTTGTCTTGTTTTCATTTTGTTTGTTGGGCCCCGATCCTTTGTCCTTGTTGTCTGGACAGTCTTTAATTCTATGGCCCACCTTCCCGCACTTGAAACAAGCGCCTGTCTTCCGATAACATTCTCCAATATGTTTTTGACGACATGTATCACACCATTTTCCTTCGGTGTTACCAATCCTGCCAGAACTTCCCTTGAAGGACCCTCCTGAATAATTTGGTTTCTTGAACTTGAGATTATTCTGTGTGGATTGATTGTTCATCGGTCTCTTGTTCTTGTTTTCTTCTTCACGTCGCTTGATATCGGTTTCTGCGCTCATTGCAGCGTCCATTAAGTCCGCAAAGCTGCTTGGTTTGTACACTGCCAGTGCCGACTGAATTCTACTGTTGAGTCCCTTCTTGAAACGGTGCATTTTTAACGTCTCATCTGACATGATTGTCGGGACGTAAGTTCCCAAATCATTGAATTTTGACGTGTACTCCATTACCGTCATATCTGGTGACTGTCTGAAATTCTCAAACTCATTCAACTTTTGCAGACGAAACTCGGCCGGATAGTATTGTTTCAAGTATTCTCTTTTGAAAATTTGCCACGTGATATCTTCTACTTCAGCTAAAGGTAGCGACACAGTTTCCCACCATTTCCTAGCCCGATCCTCCAAAAACGGGGTCACGACTTCCA from Primulina eburnea isolate SZY01 chromosome 17, ASM2296580v1, whole genome shotgun sequence carries:
- the LOC140817912 gene encoding uncharacterized protein yields the protein MAGRPPRNNRNARDANQNDNPPPPPPPRVNLSQEDMMAIATIVAATLQGFVNPLANAIQPPQEPQPRGIKYHYESLRRNRVPTFDGNPDPEVSHNWLKNVETQLHLLEVPEELRVEVVTPFLEDRARKWWETVSLPLAEVEDITWQIFKREYLKQYYPAEFRLQKLNEFENFRQSPDMTVMEYTSKFNDLGTYVPTIMSDETLKMHRFKKGLNSRIQSALAVYKPSSFADLMDAAMSAETDIKRREEENKNKRPMNNQSTQNNLKFKKPNYSGGSFKGSSGRIGNTEGKWCDTCRQKHIGECYRKTGACFKCGKVGHRIKDCPDNKDKGSGPNKQNENKTNARVYAITQEEADNSNEVVAELIQLNMVEFDIILGMDWLAKNHAIVDCQKKEIRLQTPAKREVVYQGKSKERKSLLFASQAWKAMKGGEEIYLAVINEVKEEEVPRLEDIPIVQEFPDVFPEELPGEIPDREVEFEINLVPGAAPISKAPYRMAPAELKELKEQLQELLEKKQVRPSASPWGAPVLFIKKKDGSMRLCIDYRELNKITIKNKYPLPRIDDLFDQLKGAKVFSKLDLRSGYHQLKVKAEDIPKTAFRTRYGHYKFTVMPFGLTNAPAAFMDLMNRIFKPYLDKFVVVFIDDILVYSPSEEEHGEHLRLTLQTLREKELYAKFKKCEFWLKSVAFLGHIISEQGVSVDPKKVEAIKGWPQPKTVTEVRSFLGLAGYYRKFVEGFSSIAIPLTKLTQKNSKFIWNEACEKSFETLKTKLSSTPVLILPEDGKNFTIYSDASKGGLGCVLMQEGQVIAYASLQLKPYEQNYPTHDLELAAVVFALKIWRHYLYGLSSEKSK